The following are encoded in a window of Pseudalgibacter alginicilyticus genomic DNA:
- a CDS encoding substrate-binding domain-containing protein codes for MIRIKDIAKEAKVSEGTVDRVLHNRGGVSKKTEAKVKKILKDRNFSINPVASALAMKNKYNIAVLMPEYTKTDTFWKMPYLGVLKASEEVGNMGINTDIYNFSQGNSLSYIHAFNNLLQTKPNAVLIVPNFLKETKLIVNQLEKNNIPYMFVNIELTGFNNKAFIGQDSYTSGYIAGKLMHLSLPEHSKFLMIQTHNNIKDNNAISKRIKGFNDYFIKNNIEEESITLKIDDLSNTKNLTDIINLYLKEHDEIKGIFVPSSRISVIVDALKASLLKELKLIGFDNTPQNIEYLKNNSVAFLISQKPFDQGYEAVRLMTDYLVKKKIPNNKIYLPIDILMKENVSFNERNDFVLKNDDKY; via the coding sequence ATGATTAGAATCAAGGATATAGCTAAAGAAGCTAAGGTTTCTGAGGGTACGGTTGATAGGGTGTTGCATAATAGAGGTGGGGTTTCTAAAAAAACAGAAGCAAAAGTTAAAAAGATACTAAAGGACAGAAATTTTAGTATAAACCCAGTTGCAAGTGCATTGGCAATGAAAAATAAATATAATATTGCTGTTTTAATGCCAGAGTATACGAAGACCGATACTTTTTGGAAAATGCCCTATTTGGGAGTTTTAAAAGCGAGTGAAGAAGTTGGAAACATGGGTATCAATACTGATATTTATAACTTTAGCCAAGGTAATTCGCTATCTTATATCCATGCTTTTAATAATTTATTGCAAACGAAACCAAATGCGGTGTTGATAGTTCCTAATTTTTTAAAGGAAACTAAACTAATTGTAAACCAGTTAGAAAAAAATAATATCCCTTACATGTTTGTTAATATAGAATTGACGGGCTTTAATAATAAAGCCTTTATTGGACAAGATTCTTATACCTCTGGCTATATTGCTGGTAAACTAATGCATTTAAGTTTGCCAGAACATTCAAAGTTTTTAATGATTCAAACACATAATAATATAAAAGATAACAATGCTATTTCTAAAAGAATTAAAGGTTTTAATGATTATTTTATAAAGAATAATATTGAAGAAGAGAGCATAACTTTAAAAATTGATGATTTAAGTAATACGAAGAATTTAACAGACATTATTAATCTATACTTAAAAGAACATGACGAAATAAAAGGCATATTTGTACCATCGAGTAGAATTTCTGTAATTGTAGATGCTCTAAAAGCTTCGCTTTTAAAAGAACTTAAATTGATTGGATTTGATAATACGCCTCAAAACATTGAATATTTGAAAAACAACTCAGTGGCATTTTTAATTTCTCAAAAACCTTTTGATCAAGGGTATGAAGCAGTGCGTCTGATGACAGATTATTTAGTTAAAAAGAAAATTCCTAATAATAAAATATACCTACCTATTGATATTTTGATGAAAGAGAATGTATCGTTTAATGAGAGAAATGACTTTGTATTAAAAAATGATGATAAATATTAA
- the trxB gene encoding thioredoxin-disulfide reductase — protein sequence MSETIERLKCLIIGSGPAGYTAAIYAARANMRPVLYQGAQPGGQLTTTNEVENFPGYPEGITGPEMMMELQKQAERFDTDVRDGWITKVDFSGDVHKVWVNETKEIHCDTVIISTGASAKYLGLDSEQKYLKLGGGVSACAVCDGFFYRNQEVVIVGAGDSACEEAHYLSKLCKKVTMLVRRDEFRASKIMAARVKNTENIEILFNTETDEVLGDGQVVTGVRVVNNQTNEKHEIPATGFFVAIGHKPNTDIFKGFLDLDETGYIINVPGSSKTNVEGVFVSGDAADHVYRQAITAAGTGCMAALDAERYLAAKDSTFEVSTSNYN from the coding sequence ATGTCTGAAACAATAGAAAGATTAAAGTGCTTAATAATTGGCTCTGGACCTGCAGGTTACACAGCGGCTATTTATGCTGCGAGAGCAAATATGCGTCCCGTTTTATACCAAGGGGCTCAACCAGGTGGGCAGTTAACAACAACCAACGAAGTTGAAAATTTCCCAGGATATCCAGAAGGTATTACAGGGCCAGAAATGATGATGGAATTACAAAAGCAAGCCGAACGTTTTGACACGGATGTGCGTGATGGTTGGATAACTAAAGTGGATTTTTCAGGAGATGTGCATAAGGTATGGGTTAATGAAACTAAAGAAATTCATTGTGATACTGTAATTATTTCTACAGGTGCATCAGCTAAATATTTAGGCTTGGATTCTGAGCAAAAATATTTAAAATTGGGCGGAGGCGTTTCTGCTTGTGCTGTGTGCGATGGATTTTTTTATAGAAATCAAGAAGTTGTTATTGTTGGAGCGGGAGATTCGGCGTGTGAAGAAGCTCATTACTTATCTAAACTTTGTAAAAAAGTAACTATGCTGGTTAGACGTGACGAGTTTAGAGCCTCTAAAATTATGGCCGCAAGAGTTAAGAATACTGAAAATATAGAAATATTATTTAATACTGAAACTGATGAGGTTTTAGGGGATGGTCAAGTTGTTACAGGGGTTCGTGTTGTTAATAATCAAACCAATGAAAAGCATGAAATTCCTGCTACAGGATTTTTTGTAGCCATTGGACATAAACCTAATACAGATATATTTAAAGGTTTTTTAGATTTAGATGAAACAGGTTATATTATTAATGTTCCTGGCTCATCAAAAACAAATGTAGAAGGTGTTTTTGTTTCAGGTGATGCAGCAGATCATGTTTACCGACAAGCAATAACAGCGGCAGGAACAGGTTGTATGGCAGCATTAGATGCAGAGCGTTATTTAGCTGCTAAAGATTCTACATTTGAGGTGTCCACGTCTAATTATAATTAA
- a CDS encoding RNA polymerase sigma factor, with the protein MPIKIIPIKDIKNCIAKLKKGDERAFQIIYNEYGSQLLGFTRRHVKSTELAEEIVHDVFVKLWEHREYIKDESTVKAYIFTICKNHILNTLRKVSLDFSRNVDNNIIEETNPEKQMMAKELHDLIANAVSALPKQRQIVFQLSRNEEKSYEEISLALGIGKGTVQDHLVKAKRSIKEYLIANGELTV; encoded by the coding sequence ATGCCTATTAAAATCATCCCTATTAAGGATATTAAAAATTGTATAGCCAAATTAAAAAAGGGTGATGAGCGTGCTTTTCAAATTATTTATAATGAGTATGGTTCACAATTATTAGGATTTACACGTCGGCATGTTAAATCTACAGAATTGGCAGAAGAAATTGTGCATGATGTATTTGTGAAACTGTGGGAGCATAGAGAGTATATTAAAGATGAATCAACAGTAAAGGCATATATCTTTACAATTTGTAAAAACCATATTTTAAATACTCTCAGAAAGGTGTCTTTAGATTTTTCTAGAAATGTCGATAATAATATCATAGAAGAAACAAACCCCGAAAAGCAAATGATGGCAAAAGAGCTGCATGATCTTATTGCAAATGCTGTTTCTGCACTTCCTAAACAACGGCAAATTGTATTTCAACTTAGCCGAAACGAAGAGAAAAGCTACGAAGAGATATCTCTTGCCCTAGGTATTGGAAAAGGAACGGTACAAGATCACTTAGTGAAAGCAAAACGTTCCATTAAGGAATATTTAATTGCAAATGGAGAACTTACAGTCTGA
- a CDS encoding alkaline phosphatase, with protein sequence MKLYLLPMVIFLSACGQHQKKVESAANSTLQTYYDMNIGLEDSEANPQDYSKVFAADQRPKNVILLIGDGMGINQIMVTRQRFYGVDGKLFMESMPFSALINTHAALNDNITDSAAGATAMATGKKTRNGMLGVTADTLPTENLIEKCKRVAMSTGLITYGKLSGATPGAFASHVASRDMKGDISYQMLQTNFDFLFGDSEDFWGTTSDGKAVNRAFAESLGFHILENKNQLNESTDDKILALLSPLVMEDESIESGKVVINPLAPTLSDVTKKAMNHLTKNPKGFFLMVEEDWIDSWGHDNRPDFVTWHVRHLDEAVQAALNFALSNNETLVIVTADHETGGLTNIEVGDTTGVLRLNYSTDEHTGQPVPLFAFGPGANRFMGILDNTDIFRIISDLLALPDSE encoded by the coding sequence ATGAAATTATATCTTCTTCCGATGGTCATCTTTTTGAGTGCCTGTGGGCAACATCAAAAAAAAGTGGAAAGTGCCGCAAATTCTACTTTGCAAACATACTACGACATGAATATCGGCTTAGAAGATAGTGAAGCCAATCCGCAAGATTATTCGAAAGTTTTTGCTGCAGACCAGCGGCCTAAAAATGTTATCTTGCTGATTGGCGATGGTATGGGAATCAATCAAATTATGGTTACACGCCAACGGTTTTACGGTGTAGATGGAAAACTTTTTATGGAAAGTATGCCTTTTTCTGCACTAATAAATACCCATGCGGCACTAAACGACAACATCACAGATTCTGCCGCAGGTGCTACGGCAATGGCCACGGGAAAGAAAACCCGAAATGGCATGCTAGGCGTTACCGCAGACACCCTCCCTACTGAAAACTTGATTGAGAAATGTAAGCGGGTTGCTATGTCTACTGGACTAATTACTTATGGAAAACTTTCAGGAGCTACACCAGGAGCATTTGCTAGCCATGTGGCATCACGGGATATGAAAGGGGATATTTCTTATCAAATGTTGCAAACCAATTTTGATTTTCTTTTTGGAGATAGTGAAGATTTCTGGGGTACCACTTCCGATGGTAAAGCTGTGAACAGAGCATTCGCAGAAAGCTTGGGATTCCATATTCTTGAAAACAAAAACCAATTAAACGAAAGCACTGATGATAAAATTCTGGCATTACTATCGCCATTGGTAATGGAAGATGAATCGATTGAAAGCGGCAAGGTTGTTATAAATCCATTAGCACCCACATTGAGCGATGTAACTAAAAAAGCTATGAATCATCTGACAAAGAATCCTAAGGGATTTTTCCTCATGGTTGAGGAAGATTGGATAGACTCGTGGGGTCATGACAATAGACCTGATTTTGTAACATGGCATGTGCGTCACTTAGATGAGGCTGTGCAGGCTGCACTAAATTTTGCACTTAGCAATAACGAAACCTTGGTTATAGTAACGGCCGACCATGAAACGGGAGGCTTAACCAATATTGAAGTTGGAGATACCACAGGTGTGCTTCGGCTGAATTATTCTACAGATGAACATACGGGACAACCAGTTCCACTGTTTGCATTCGGTCCAGGAGCAAATCGCTTCATGGGTATTCTTGACAATACAGATATTTTTAGAATAATCAGTGATTTACTCGCCCTACCCGATTCAGAATAA
- a CDS encoding TonB-dependent receptor has translation MKTKSSPYYKWIPKHILIILFMPFFLGNAAFASPLQFKSINDVDITLVEVASITKIFNIINNKTGFHFSYNSQKINMEAEVNIKVVNGKVSDVLNQISKETVLSFKQMDSTINVKHNESKRGIKDTKESQNSTGVVIGMVMDEQTNEALPGASIKIVGKTIGAVSDMTGNFFFHMESGSYEVQITYLGYESKTVAITVVEGQTTALNVSLISATYELGDVTINVALEGQQKALNQQQNASNIKNVVAADQIGRFPDSNTAEALQRVPGININRNAGDGEGRYVGVRGLPAYFTNVNINGEQIPSPEGEVRQTALDAIPADQLAYMEVSKSITPEMDGDAIGGSINLVTRGATKRVLEVKGSIGTEVQQNNPEQLGQQYAVQFAKRFGGDPDDSGKFGVLLNTTFYQSNRNVDMVEMDYDDNPDGLVFEEYELEDAYYIRKRLGVSGRFDFKPNAHTEFYLNTIYTQLFELDESRRWYFNEADNEIAKRIKYRQENQGVQSYNLGAKHILPNMTIDYEGSISLGNAVTPYEHLPVFGISDDNLSINIDRSNVDRPQITSATLNGQPFDWKDNSNYRFIEHEYSGTSAHSRNITGKFNLEMPWKLAENNGSIKFGAKVRSSYRDYKKDFFELYEYAGGGDAPALNEHNFTNGGDRDFNHELLGGDYELGASPEWENTIDYIKNNPNDFEDVGAEDFEEEEANTNYEISEDVYAGYVMGTMNFSKLMVLGGLRFEATKTNVKTQIWDATEDAILPIEGNNNYNYFLPMLHFKYAANESLNLRMAGTYSYARPNFGDLVSDDKAFDADDQEAFIGNPNLKPVGALNLDFMVERYFGSVGILSGGLFYKKLDDFIYIQTNNQTFLGVDDITVYQSVNGDQAQLYGFELAYQQNLKFLPGFLSGLGVYANYTLTRGKTEFNNRANRFDENNQPTTREEVDILPGQSENIVNLALSYAKGGFQCRFTANYNSAFLDGVGYNSLSDEYVESRWQFDASASQMINKNLSIYAEFVNISNSENRTYYGAPNVPKELRNFGFWSRFGIKFSL, from the coding sequence ATGAAAACAAAGTCATCTCCTTACTACAAATGGATACCTAAACATATCCTAATAATATTATTCATGCCGTTTTTTTTGGGAAACGCGGCCTTTGCCAGTCCATTACAGTTTAAGAGTATTAATGATGTTGATATTACGCTAGTTGAAGTAGCTTCCATCACAAAAATATTCAATATAATAAATAATAAAACAGGTTTCCATTTTTCTTATAATTCTCAAAAGATAAACATGGAAGCAGAAGTAAATATTAAAGTTGTAAATGGCAAAGTTTCTGATGTTCTCAACCAAATTTCTAAAGAGACAGTACTATCTTTTAAACAGATGGATAGTACTATAAATGTTAAACATAACGAATCAAAAAGAGGTATTAAAGACACAAAAGAGTCACAAAATTCTACAGGGGTGGTAATAGGTATGGTCATGGACGAACAGACCAATGAGGCCTTACCAGGCGCCTCAATTAAAATTGTAGGCAAAACAATTGGGGCGGTATCTGATATGACTGGAAACTTCTTTTTTCATATGGAGTCAGGTAGTTACGAAGTGCAAATCACTTACTTAGGTTATGAAAGTAAAACAGTTGCCATTACTGTTGTGGAAGGTCAAACAACGGCTCTCAATGTATCATTAATAAGTGCTACGTATGAGCTGGGAGATGTCACTATAAATGTGGCGCTTGAAGGGCAACAAAAAGCATTGAATCAACAACAGAATGCCTCTAACATCAAAAATGTAGTAGCAGCAGATCAAATTGGAAGATTCCCAGATTCAAATACAGCTGAAGCCTTGCAACGAGTTCCGGGTATTAATATCAATCGCAATGCTGGTGACGGTGAAGGACGCTACGTTGGCGTGCGGGGATTGCCTGCTTATTTCACCAATGTAAATATAAATGGAGAGCAAATACCTAGCCCAGAAGGAGAGGTAAGACAAACAGCTCTGGATGCTATTCCCGCAGATCAGTTAGCGTATATGGAAGTATCAAAATCCATCACACCCGAAATGGATGGCGATGCTATTGGAGGGTCTATTAACCTTGTAACTAGAGGCGCCACCAAAAGAGTATTGGAAGTAAAGGGTTCTATCGGAACCGAAGTTCAGCAAAATAATCCAGAACAATTAGGCCAGCAATATGCCGTTCAATTTGCTAAGAGATTTGGTGGCGATCCTGACGATTCCGGGAAATTTGGAGTATTGCTTAACACCACTTTTTATCAAAGTAATAGAAATGTAGACATGGTAGAGATGGATTATGATGATAATCCTGATGGACTTGTATTTGAAGAGTATGAATTAGAAGATGCCTACTATATACGTAAAAGACTTGGTGTTAGTGGACGCTTTGATTTTAAACCAAACGCCCATACTGAGTTTTACTTAAATACCATTTATACCCAACTTTTTGAATTGGACGAATCGAGAAGGTGGTATTTTAATGAAGCCGATAACGAGATTGCTAAAAGAATCAAATATCGTCAAGAAAACCAAGGAGTTCAAAGTTACAATTTGGGCGCAAAGCACATACTTCCTAATATGACTATTGATTATGAAGGATCGATATCATTAGGTAATGCAGTTACGCCTTATGAACATTTACCAGTATTTGGAATTTCAGACGATAACCTATCAATAAATATAGACCGTTCTAATGTTGACAGACCACAAATTACATCTGCCACACTTAATGGGCAACCATTTGATTGGAAAGATAATTCCAATTATCGTTTTATTGAACATGAATACTCTGGTACGTCAGCCCACTCTAGAAATATTACAGGTAAATTTAATTTAGAAATGCCTTGGAAGCTAGCAGAGAATAATGGTTCCATAAAATTTGGAGCCAAAGTAAGATCGTCATACAGAGATTATAAAAAAGACTTTTTTGAACTTTACGAATACGCTGGTGGTGGAGATGCTCCTGCACTAAATGAGCACAACTTTACTAATGGAGGTGACAGGGATTTTAATCACGAACTACTTGGTGGTGATTATGAATTGGGAGCATCTCCAGAATGGGAAAACACCATAGATTACATAAAAAACAATCCGAATGACTTTGAGGATGTAGGTGCAGAAGATTTTGAAGAAGAAGAAGCAAACACCAATTATGAAATTTCTGAAGATGTGTATGCTGGATACGTGATGGGCACTATGAATTTCTCTAAATTAATGGTTTTAGGTGGTTTACGATTTGAGGCTACTAAAACGAACGTAAAAACACAAATATGGGACGCTACTGAAGATGCTATTCTTCCAATAGAAGGTAATAACAACTATAATTACTTCCTACCCATGTTGCATTTTAAATACGCAGCTAATGAAAGTTTAAATCTAAGAATGGCAGGTACGTATTCGTATGCACGTCCTAATTTTGGCGATTTAGTGAGCGATGACAAAGCGTTTGATGCTGATGACCAAGAGGCGTTTATAGGCAACCCCAACCTTAAGCCTGTTGGAGCTTTGAACCTTGATTTCATGGTTGAGCGCTATTTTGGAAGTGTCGGGATTTTATCTGGAGGGTTATTCTACAAAAAACTTGATGACTTCATTTATATTCAAACTAATAATCAAACCTTTCTGGGAGTTGATGATATTACAGTTTACCAATCGGTAAATGGAGATCAAGCACAACTGTATGGCTTTGAATTGGCTTACCAGCAAAATCTTAAATTCTTACCAGGATTTTTAAGTGGTTTAGGTGTTTACGCCAACTATACATTAACCCGAGGAAAAACAGAATTTAACAACCGTGCCAACCGTTTTGATGAAAATAACCAACCTACCACAAGAGAGGAAGTAGATATTTTACCAGGTCAATCTGAAAATATTGTAAACTTAGCCTTATCATATGCCAAAGGAGGATTTCAATGTAGGTTCACAGCCAATTACAACTCCGCCTTTTTAGATGGGGTTGGATACAACAGTCTTTCAGACGAATACGTAGAAAGCAGATGGCAATTTGATGCTTCTGCAAGCCAAATGATAAACAAAAACTTGAGTATTTATGCTGAATTTGTAAATATCAGTAATTCTGAAAACAGAACCTATTATGGAGCTCCTAATGTACCAAAAGAGCTTAGAAACTTTGGTTTTTGGTCCAGATTCGGTATCAAATTCAGCTTATAA
- a CDS encoding FecR family protein, which produces MYKENELNQLFIKYIENTCSTAEFEYVMELLSTDEGQTIYKDILDNEDINSVFETPAEKPNELIYKRITTSIKQEHKIKKLKTNHLKFAKVAATIAILISTAYSSYWLLPNINEFLSPITYTEISTAPGERLKNIELSDGSKVWLNASSTLRFPSKFKGNTREVFLEGEAFFEVSHNKNKAFIIQSGTLKTEVLGTSFNVNNYPENDHATVSLVTGKVYIETGNSSTEVQGKTLTPNQQLVYNKSLDKAELGTFNSKNLTAWRHDILTFDNERLDEAAHKIAHWYGIEIKLNNKVTDDCRITAQFENQDVNGVLGSLSYSMNLKYTIIDKVVYIDNAACD; this is translated from the coding sequence GTGTATAAAGAAAACGAACTAAACCAATTATTCATCAAATACATCGAAAACACATGCAGTACAGCAGAGTTTGAGTATGTAATGGAATTATTATCTACTGATGAAGGCCAGACCATATATAAAGACATCCTTGATAATGAAGATATAAACTCGGTTTTTGAAACCCCAGCCGAAAAACCTAATGAACTTATATATAAACGAATTACTACCTCTATAAAGCAAGAGCATAAAATAAAAAAATTAAAAACCAATCATTTAAAATTTGCCAAAGTAGCTGCCACCATTGCTATTTTAATATCAACCGCTTATAGCTCCTATTGGTTATTACCCAACATAAACGAGTTCCTTTCTCCAATTACTTACACTGAAATTTCTACAGCCCCGGGAGAGCGATTAAAAAACATTGAACTTTCAGATGGCAGTAAAGTATGGCTTAATGCATCGAGCACCTTACGATTTCCTAGCAAATTTAAAGGAAACACAAGAGAAGTGTTTTTAGAAGGAGAAGCCTTTTTTGAAGTCTCACACAATAAAAACAAGGCTTTTATCATTCAATCAGGCACACTAAAAACAGAGGTTTTAGGAACCTCTTTCAATGTGAATAATTATCCAGAAAATGATCATGCCACAGTGTCTCTGGTAACAGGGAAAGTATATATTGAAACAGGGAACTCTTCAACTGAAGTGCAAGGCAAAACATTAACCCCCAACCAACAACTAGTTTATAATAAGTCGTTAGATAAAGCTGAATTAGGCACTTTTAATTCAAAAAATTTAACAGCTTGGCGACATGACATTTTAACTTTTGATAATGAAAGACTGGATGAAGCTGCTCATAAAATAGCCCATTGGTATGGCATTGAGATTAAACTAAATAATAAAGTGACTGATGATTGTCGCATTACGGCACAGTTTGAAAATCAAGATGTTAATGGAGTACTTGGCTCATTAAGTTATTCTATGAATTTAAAATATACAATTATAGATAAGGTAGTTTATATAGACAATGCTGCCTGCGATTAA
- a CDS encoding sulfatase family protein, with translation MSILKPSLSLIFIAFSFLFFECGPEKKKQKIEKPNIIIIYTDDQGYGDVSALNPEAKFQTPNIDRIANEGAVFTDGHSSDAVCSPSRYSLLTGRYSWRTSLKKGVLGADGPCLIEEGRMTIASMLQDAGYNTAMVGKWHLNMQFEGRLGENRDWSKPFTEGPTSRGFDYFFGIPASMNFGVLTYLENDSVLEPPTLWTKKKSNDNPRSYGNNATPADYRMTPPYEIEYKKGWLEVAPSFNDELVLKTFAEKAVAYINKSAQDAKNGKPFFLYMPLTSPHLPHCTHPDFQGKTDCGNYGDFMVETDYRVGQVLDALKANGIEENTLVIFSADNGAETNYVYQRETFNHYSSLHFKGGKRDIYEGGHRVPYLMRWPKTINAGQRIDLPVSQTDYLATIADIVGQKIPENAAEDSYSLYPILKGENYDSTIRGEIIHHSASGYFAIRAGKWKLNMLRGSGGSLKPTLIQPKEGEALYELYNIDDDPSETTNLYFEHPEIVEKLTQRITEIIKNGRTTPGAPQDYVKGDWEQLTWMQP, from the coding sequence ATGAGTATTTTAAAGCCATCATTGAGTTTAATTTTTATTGCTTTTTCATTTTTGTTTTTTGAGTGCGGACCAGAAAAAAAGAAACAAAAAATAGAAAAGCCAAACATTATTATTATTTATACAGATGATCAAGGCTATGGCGATGTTAGTGCCCTGAATCCTGAAGCTAAATTTCAAACACCTAACATCGATAGAATAGCAAATGAAGGGGCTGTATTTACTGATGGGCACAGCAGTGATGCGGTTTGCTCACCTTCAAGATACTCATTATTAACAGGTAGGTATAGTTGGAGGACATCTTTAAAAAAAGGAGTTCTTGGGGCGGATGGTCCTTGCTTAATTGAAGAAGGGAGAATGACAATAGCTTCCATGCTTCAAGATGCAGGCTACAATACAGCTATGGTAGGGAAATGGCACTTAAATATGCAATTTGAAGGACGTTTAGGTGAAAATAGGGATTGGTCAAAACCGTTTACAGAAGGTCCTACTTCAAGAGGCTTTGATTATTTTTTCGGAATACCAGCATCTATGAACTTTGGTGTTTTAACATATTTAGAAAATGATAGCGTCTTAGAACCGCCAACATTATGGACTAAAAAGAAAAGCAATGATAATCCGAGATCTTATGGAAATAATGCAACGCCAGCGGATTATAGAATGACACCACCTTATGAAATAGAATATAAAAAAGGATGGTTAGAGGTTGCGCCTTCTTTTAATGATGAATTAGTTCTTAAAACATTTGCAGAAAAAGCAGTAGCATATATCAATAAATCTGCACAAGATGCTAAAAACGGGAAACCATTTTTTTTGTATATGCCTTTAACGAGCCCACATTTACCACATTGTACGCATCCAGATTTTCAAGGAAAAACAGACTGTGGTAATTATGGTGATTTTATGGTGGAAACAGATTATAGGGTAGGTCAAGTATTGGACGCTTTAAAAGCAAATGGTATAGAAGAGAATACATTGGTTATATTTTCTGCTGATAATGGAGCAGAAACAAATTATGTGTATCAACGTGAAACTTTTAACCACTATAGTAGTTTACATTTTAAAGGAGGAAAGCGTGACATATACGAAGGAGGCCATAGAGTGCCTTATTTAATGCGTTGGCCTAAGACTATAAATGCTGGGCAAAGAATAGATTTACCTGTTAGCCAAACAGATTATTTGGCTACCATTGCAGATATTGTTGGACAGAAAATTCCAGAAAATGCAGCCGAAGATAGCTATAGTTTATATCCAATTCTAAAAGGAGAAAATTATGATAGTACAATAAGAGGAGAAATTATCCATCACTCGGCTTCTGGTTATTTTGCTATTAGAGCAGGTAAATGGAAACTTAATATGTTACGGGGTTCTGGAGGGTCATTAAAGCCTACATTGATTCAGCCAAAAGAAGGTGAAGCTTTGTATGAACTTTATAATATAGATGATGACCCAAGCGAAACAACCAATTTATATTTTGAGCATCCAGAAATTGTAGAGAAATTAACCCAAAGAATTACGGAAATTATAAAAAATGGCAGAACAACACCTGGTGCTCCTCAAGATTATGTGAAAGGTGATTGGGAGCAACTTACATGGATGCAACCATAA